Proteins encoded together in one Psychrobacter sp. 28M-43 window:
- the nadB gene encoding L-aspartate oxidase, translating into MSNIIKTDVLIIGAGLAGLSTALSLPKSLTIIVLSKAALEVCSSHYAQGGIAASLDKADSVTDHVADTLIAGAGLCATDNTARILGAGQQAVQWLCEQGVPFTQTTLIKENDNTPDFAVLKTSDLHLTKEGGHGCRRVAHADDATGRHVMDALTTKAQAATRITILPYHEALELLTSPMIGDSSFSMNDSEIKHCRGALVFDHINERQLTIHSAAVVLASGGLGQLFKRASAPNICVGDGVMMAWQAGCRLANLEFIQFHPTGLALDDSSFLISEALRGEGGRLYCPKTGTRFMLDIDERAELAPRDIVARAIASQISSNGLGYVHLDVSHLPAAFIQAHFPQIYQTLLALGVDMTTEPIPVAPTAHYSCGGVVTCANGLTDVAGLYAAGEVAYTGLHGANRLASNSLLECVVVGRNIAANLPRYLTKLDRLKNLEALKKTAEALEKMPQPHTTTYYELHQLAADIWQFPTLQNTQPVILPSCKQSSYPTYNADKALHSDVNSAEITIALKALLTANMGITRSAKQLEQALRQIEQWQESIEHTEIMLSDTSSRTPTTNSELAIFQLASQLALATMIVQSAYQRFESRGGHYREDYPNLAETPLTSIILPSRKTTLHSFSHIIEDERYPIPFTDHI; encoded by the coding sequence ATGAGTAATATTATAAAAACTGATGTTCTTATTATTGGGGCTGGTCTGGCAGGTTTGAGCACCGCGCTATCTCTGCCGAAATCGCTGACTATCATTGTTTTAAGTAAAGCCGCGCTTGAGGTGTGCTCAAGTCACTACGCTCAAGGTGGTATCGCAGCTAGCTTAGACAAAGCAGACTCTGTGACTGATCATGTCGCTGATACCTTAATCGCTGGTGCAGGATTGTGTGCGACTGACAATACTGCCCGTATCTTGGGTGCAGGACAGCAAGCGGTGCAGTGGCTATGCGAACAAGGTGTGCCATTTACTCAAACCACTCTAATTAAAGAAAATGATAATACACCTGATTTTGCAGTCTTAAAAACCAGTGACTTACACTTGACCAAAGAAGGCGGTCATGGCTGTAGACGTGTGGCTCATGCGGATGATGCAACGGGTCGACATGTGATGGACGCATTGACTACCAAGGCACAAGCTGCGACCCGCATCACTATCTTGCCTTATCATGAAGCGTTAGAGTTATTGACTTCACCTATGATTGGTGACTCTTCTTTTAGCATGAACGATAGCGAGATTAAACATTGCCGAGGGGCGCTGGTCTTTGATCATATCAATGAGCGCCAACTCACCATTCATAGTGCGGCTGTTGTACTCGCTAGTGGTGGCTTAGGTCAGTTATTTAAACGTGCCAGCGCGCCTAACATCTGTGTTGGTGATGGCGTCATGATGGCATGGCAAGCAGGCTGTCGTTTGGCAAATTTAGAATTTATTCAATTTCACCCAACGGGTCTGGCATTAGATGACAGCAGTTTTTTGATATCTGAAGCGTTACGCGGTGAAGGTGGACGACTCTATTGCCCAAAGACTGGTACGCGCTTTATGTTAGATATTGATGAGCGTGCTGAATTGGCGCCACGCGATATCGTCGCTCGGGCAATAGCCAGTCAGATTAGTAGTAACGGACTTGGCTACGTACACCTTGATGTCAGTCACTTGCCAGCTGCATTTATACAAGCGCATTTCCCGCAGATTTATCAGACGCTGCTAGCACTCGGCGTCGATATGACCACAGAGCCTATTCCAGTCGCTCCGACTGCCCACTATAGTTGTGGCGGCGTGGTGACTTGCGCCAATGGTTTGACCGACGTCGCAGGACTATATGCAGCAGGCGAAGTTGCTTATACAGGGCTACATGGAGCCAACCGTTTAGCAAGTAATTCATTGTTGGAGTGTGTGGTAGTTGGTCGCAACATCGCCGCCAACTTACCTCGTTACTTAACAAAATTGGATCGCTTAAAGAACTTAGAAGCTTTAAAGAAAACGGCTGAAGCTTTAGAAAAAATGCCGCAGCCACATACGACTACCTACTATGAACTGCATCAGTTAGCTGCCGATATTTGGCAATTTCCGACACTACAAAACACTCAACCCGTCATCTTGCCCTCTTGTAAGCAGTCATCGTATCCAACTTATAATGCCGATAAAGCGCTTCATTCTGACGTAAATAGTGCAGAGATAACTATAGCGTTGAAAGCTCTTTTGACAGCCAATATGGGCATTACACGTAGTGCCAAACAATTAGAGCAAGCATTGCGACAAATTGAGCAGTGGCAAGAGTCAATCGAACATACTGAGATCATGCTATCTGATACGAGCAGTAGAACTCCTACTACTAACAGTGAGCTTGCCATTTTTCAATTGGCGAGCCAATTAGCGTTAGCAACGATGATTGTCCAATCGGCTTATCAGCGTTTTGAAAGTCGCGGTGGGCATTATCGTGAGGATTATCCTAACTTAGCTGAAACGCCTTTAACCAGTATCATTCTGCCATCAAGAAAAACTACGCTTCACTCCTTTTCTCACATTATAGAAGACGAGCGTTATCCGATACCTTTTACTGACCATATTTAA
- a CDS encoding LysE/ArgO family amino acid transporter, which produces MNAPDYISGFLLGLSLIIAIGSQNAFVLKQGLKREHIFFVCLFCAVSDAFLISAGVGGFGAVTARYPHVIDIAKIAGVIFLLGYGLQSLYASVRVSHALTVEGQVVTSLKKALLLCFGFTWLNPHVYLDTLVLVGMVSTGASSKLTFAAGAISASFFFFFALGYGARLLRPLFEKPKAWNILDALVGLLMLYLAWHLYQS; this is translated from the coding sequence ATGAATGCTCCCGATTATATTTCTGGCTTCCTACTTGGGCTATCTCTCATCATTGCTATTGGTTCCCAAAACGCCTTTGTACTCAAACAAGGTCTCAAACGCGAGCACATATTTTTTGTTTGTTTGTTTTGTGCGGTGAGCGATGCGTTTTTAATCTCAGCAGGTGTTGGTGGTTTTGGTGCAGTCACAGCTCGCTATCCTCACGTTATAGATATCGCAAAAATAGCAGGCGTTATATTTTTATTAGGATATGGTTTACAGAGTTTGTATGCCAGCGTACGCGTGTCACACGCTTTGACTGTCGAAGGACAAGTCGTCACGAGTTTGAAAAAAGCCTTGTTACTATGTTTTGGCTTTACTTGGTTAAACCCGCACGTCTATCTAGACACATTGGTACTCGTCGGCATGGTTTCTACGGGTGCAAGCAGTAAATTGACGTTTGCCGCAGGTGCAATTAGCGCTTCGTTCTTTTTCTTCTTTGCGCTTGGGTATGGGGCGCGATTACTCAGGCCTCTATTTGAGAAGCCTAAGGCATGGAACATACTGGATGCTTTGGTAGGGTTGTTAATGCTGTATCTGGCTTGGCATTTATATCAAAGCTGA
- the nadC gene encoding carboxylating nicotinate-nucleotide diphosphorylase, whose protein sequence is MTIEKEPALDDVLLKPLVENALTEDLGRRGDVTSQATIPADMQAQLQIKARQAGVICGIDLARLSFALVDAQIEFIAQVQDGETVEAGAVLATVKGNARHLLTAERTALNFMTHLSGIATATRQIVDSVAQYPAQITCTRKTIPGLRIVQKYAVRCGGGRNHRLGLDDAILIKDNHIAIAGDIKTAIQQAQKFAGHLIPIEVEVDTLEQLEQALDAGVSLVLLDNMSPETLSQAVAMCKGRAKTEASGGITPETVQAAASTGVDFIAMGYLTHSTTALDIGLDFSA, encoded by the coding sequence ATGACAATTGAAAAAGAGCCAGCATTGGATGACGTATTGCTTAAACCATTGGTTGAGAATGCACTAACTGAAGATTTGGGTAGGCGTGGTGATGTAACGTCGCAAGCTACTATCCCAGCCGATATGCAAGCGCAGCTACAGATCAAGGCACGGCAAGCAGGCGTGATATGTGGTATCGATTTGGCACGTTTGTCTTTTGCCTTAGTCGATGCGCAAATTGAGTTTATTGCACAAGTACAGGATGGCGAAACAGTAGAGGCTGGTGCAGTGTTAGCGACCGTAAAAGGTAACGCGCGTCATTTATTGACTGCAGAACGCACGGCACTGAATTTTATGACCCATCTCAGCGGCATTGCGACAGCGACACGTCAAATTGTCGATAGCGTGGCTCAATATCCTGCGCAAATTACTTGTACGCGCAAGACCATTCCAGGCTTACGTATTGTACAAAAATACGCCGTACGCTGCGGCGGCGGACGTAATCATCGCTTGGGGTTAGATGATGCGATTTTAATTAAAGACAACCATATCGCCATTGCGGGTGACATCAAAACGGCCATTCAGCAAGCACAGAAATTTGCTGGGCATCTGATTCCTATTGAGGTCGAAGTCGATACGCTAGAGCAATTAGAGCAAGCGCTCGATGCAGGTGTGAGTTTAGTGCTATTAGATAACATGTCGCCTGAAACATTGTCGCAAGCGGTTGCTATGTGTAAGGGGCGCGCAAAGACTGAAGCCTCAGGTGGTATTACGCCCGAAACGGTACAAGCGGCTGCAAGTACAGGGGTTGATTTTATCGCGATGGGTTATTTGACGCACAGTACTACTGCTTTGGATATTGGGCTAGATTTTAGTGCATAA
- a CDS encoding NUDIX hydrolase, which yields MTLSYSHAHQQGSGTTEVVAVLVAITDHIARVLTVDQGKLLPNGPLMPLHRSLQAGVRQWVEEQTQQPLGYLEQLYTFVDTNRRNIDGHALVYVSYLGLVQETQTQALQSKALWRDWYDYFPWENHLDGMPSIIMDFIVPALLEWANIANDSIVQQRRRQRIGLCWGLDEAFLASGKLTDSQSVNEHDNESREWIAEHVLLRYEMLYEAGLIPEAPNYPPNYQAVALPEDWSQRIGVPMYYDHRRVIATAISRLRAKIEYRPLIFGLMPDVFTLSQLQQSVEALSGVRLHKQNFRRLLDSQNLVMETGESSTAQRGRPAKLYRFRHDIELQSLLMDSKLPKRK from the coding sequence ATGACGTTGTCTTATTCACATGCGCACCAGCAAGGTAGCGGCACGACAGAAGTGGTCGCCGTGTTGGTCGCTATCACCGATCATATCGCGCGCGTTTTAACCGTTGACCAAGGCAAGCTGTTGCCAAATGGGCCGCTTATGCCGCTACATCGCTCGCTACAAGCGGGAGTACGTCAATGGGTAGAGGAGCAAACACAACAACCGCTCGGATATTTGGAGCAGTTATATACCTTTGTCGATACTAACAGGCGCAATATCGACGGCCATGCGTTGGTGTATGTGAGTTATTTGGGTTTGGTGCAAGAGACGCAAACGCAGGCACTTCAAAGTAAAGCACTCTGGCGAGATTGGTATGATTATTTCCCGTGGGAAAATCATCTGGACGGTATGCCTAGTATTATTATGGACTTTATCGTGCCTGCGCTACTTGAATGGGCCAATATTGCCAACGATTCGATTGTTCAACAGCGCAGGCGTCAGCGCATTGGCCTATGTTGGGGGCTGGACGAAGCGTTTTTGGCAAGTGGCAAGCTCACTGACAGTCAATCAGTCAACGAACACGATAATGAAAGTAGAGAATGGATTGCAGAGCATGTATTACTACGTTATGAAATGCTTTATGAAGCAGGTCTAATCCCCGAAGCACCTAATTATCCGCCCAATTATCAGGCTGTTGCCTTGCCAGAGGATTGGTCACAACGCATAGGCGTACCCATGTATTACGATCACCGTCGCGTGATTGCTACTGCTATCTCAAGACTGCGCGCGAAAATTGAATATAGACCGCTTATTTTTGGTCTGATGCCAGACGTCTTTACCTTATCGCAGTTGCAGCAGAGTGTTGAGGCGTTATCAGGCGTGCGTTTGCACAAGCAAAACTTCCGTCGATTGCTCGATTCACAAAACCTAGTAATGGAGACAGGAGAGAGTAGTACTGCTCAGCGCGGTCGTCCTGCCAAGCTATATCGCTTCCGTCATGATATTGAGTTACAGAGTTTATTGATGGACAGCAAACTTCCCAAGCGCAAATAA
- the nadA gene encoding quinolinate synthase NadA, with protein MKKYPYDAPIMSTDNRIATQMNIEYAKAKMPADLPRAERIVVEENIKKLLKENNAVLVAHYYVDPFIQDLALATGGCVGDSLEMARFGQAHSAQTLVVAGVRFMGESAKILSMEKTVLMPDLEAECSLDLGCPAEEFSAFCDAHPERTVVVYANTSAAVKARADWVVTSSVGIDIVRHLHAQGEPIIWGPDRHLGKYIARETGADMLLWQGSCLVHNEFKATELLQLKEEHPEAKVLVHPESPDSVVALADVVGSTSKLLQSTYEIDADTFIVATDLGILHEMQKRSPNKRFLAAPTAGESASCKSCAFCPWMAMNGLKGIELCLTNQSGEVLMTPELATAAKKPLQRMLDFAEAQKQRVAASGDIVKDRTLFANVGAA; from the coding sequence ATGAAAAAATATCCTTACGACGCACCTATCATGAGTACGGACAATCGCATCGCCACTCAGATGAACATTGAATACGCCAAGGCTAAAATGCCAGCAGATTTGCCTCGCGCTGAACGCATCGTAGTCGAAGAAAATATCAAGAAGCTACTGAAAGAGAATAATGCCGTACTGGTAGCTCACTACTATGTCGACCCTTTTATACAAGACTTGGCATTGGCAACCGGTGGCTGCGTCGGTGACTCGCTTGAAATGGCTCGGTTTGGACAAGCTCATAGCGCCCAAACATTGGTGGTCGCTGGTGTGCGCTTTATGGGTGAATCGGCAAAAATATTAAGCATGGAAAAGACCGTTCTCATGCCAGATTTGGAAGCCGAATGCTCGCTCGATTTAGGCTGTCCTGCTGAAGAGTTTTCAGCATTTTGTGATGCCCATCCTGAGCGTACTGTTGTCGTCTACGCCAATACCAGCGCCGCAGTAAAAGCGAGAGCTGATTGGGTAGTGACCTCATCTGTCGGTATCGACATCGTTCGTCACTTACACGCCCAAGGTGAGCCGATTATTTGGGGACCTGACCGTCATTTGGGCAAATACATCGCTCGTGAGACTGGCGCAGATATGCTGCTTTGGCAAGGGTCTTGTTTGGTACATAATGAATTTAAAGCCACTGAACTCCTGCAACTGAAAGAGGAACACCCAGAGGCCAAAGTCTTGGTGCATCCTGAGTCACCTGATAGCGTGGTGGCACTCGCTGATGTGGTCGGCTCGACTAGCAAGCTTTTGCAATCAACGTATGAGATAGATGCTGATACCTTTATCGTCGCTACTGATTTGGGCATATTGCATGAGATGCAAAAACGCTCACCAAACAAGCGATTCTTGGCCGCACCAACTGCTGGCGAGAGCGCTAGCTGTAAGAGCTGCGCGTTTTGTCCTTGGATGGCTATGAACGGTCTAAAAGGTATTGAACTGTGCTTAACAAATCAAAGCGGTGAAGTGCTAATGACACCTGAGCTCGCGACTGCAGCAAAAAAACCATTACAACGGATGCTCGATTTTGCTGAAGCACAAAAGCAACGTGTAGCCGCTAGTGGCGACATCGTAAAAGACCGTACACTGTTCGCTAACGTTGGGGCAGCCTAG
- a CDS encoding MarC family protein, with protein sequence MNTEIIKIILAFMVLINPFSALTLFLDLTRGYSMNNRRKVARVACLTIFITISFFTIAGETLLKTLGISIGSFQLAGGILVFLIALNMMNGEGNPVKPDQENFDVDHVKDAPVSMAAAVVPLAIPMMIGPGGISTVIIYSSQVSGILQVSAILIAGLFISLFCYLALMAAGRISRLLGDTGLNIMSRIMGMLLAAVSIEIIVNGLRTLFPSLM encoded by the coding sequence GTGAATACTGAAATTATCAAGATAATCCTAGCCTTTATGGTATTGATCAATCCATTTAGCGCATTGACGTTATTTTTAGATTTGACTCGCGGCTATTCGATGAACAATCGACGTAAGGTCGCGCGCGTTGCTTGTCTGACCATTTTTATCACCATCAGCTTTTTTACGATTGCAGGTGAGACGTTACTAAAAACACTTGGTATTTCTATCGGCTCGTTCCAATTGGCAGGCGGTATATTGGTGTTTTTAATTGCCCTAAATATGATGAATGGAGAGGGTAACCCAGTTAAACCTGATCAAGAGAACTTCGATGTTGATCATGTGAAAGATGCGCCAGTCTCGATGGCAGCTGCCGTGGTTCCCCTAGCGATTCCAATGATGATTGGGCCTGGCGGTATCTCTACGGTTATCATTTACTCTTCACAAGTATCAGGTATTTTGCAGGTATCTGCCATTTTGATTGCTGGCTTATTTATCAGTCTGTTTTGCTATTTGGCATTGATGGCGGCAGGTCGTATCAGTCGCTTACTAGGCGATACTGGCTTGAACATCATGAGCCGAATCATGGGTATGCTATTGGCCGCCGTTTCTATCGAGATTATCGTTAATGGACTGCGTACGCTCTTTCCTAGCTTGATGTAA